DNA from Macrobrachium rosenbergii isolate ZJJX-2024 chromosome 21, ASM4041242v1, whole genome shotgun sequence:
AGCTGGTAACACGCCAAGAACAGATACGATAAATCTTGCAGCTTTGAAAGCGATTTGTAGCCCATTTCAGAGACAGAATCGAATTTGCCTTCTCGGGTCAGAAAAATAGACTGCAGGAGGTCAGAGCAAACAGGTGTCTCACCTTTTTTCTTAGAAGAAAAAGATGAGCTAAGTGATGAACAGCAATGGTTCCTATCACAAATTTTCAATACCAATGGTCAAGATGtatctaaaaataaacacattccaaAGGCGACCAGGGGTTAAGAGTTAGGTAACCCATTAGAAGGTTAACATGAtgaaaaagcaaatatgaaagtAGAATAATGAgccatttttatgcatttttttatattcaaaagtaattttgtgAGGTtgaaccaaaaggaaaaaaaaaatgataagaattgaGTATTCTCTAATATTGCAAAACCCATAGTAAATGACAACGATAAATTAGTATCATATGTAGTCTGTAATAAATGTCTCCACTTTTAGCAAATAATGAGCACTCCTTCAGCATCTAAGAAACATTGTTTATGGGTCGGTTTTACCCTACATAACCAAACAGGGAAGGGCAAGGTTAATATCCAAAAGAacttaaaactaaaacatttaattatcttttgataataaattttcatagGGATAATAGATtgttaaaaattaagagaaactgATTACCACCAACAATACTAAAAGGTGTTCCCTATTTTGTTGGAGAACCATAAgtcattaactttattttttctgtggaactAAAAGTGTCTTTGTCAAATCTCGGGATCTTACCTCTGAATCCCCCGTAGGATATATGGTATAGACGCCGGAAGGTGACTGCTGTTTTAGTTTCAGAATGTCCGAACAATCCCTATGAAGGACGCTCGGAAGCTCTTCGACAGCAGCGTGGTATTTCTCGTCCAGGCCTTTCTCCTGGAGAAGGGAAACAAAACCAAGGTCAATAGAATGATGTATTGCATGAGGCATCCTATTCCTCCTTTTAAACAAGACGTAGAACCAAACTTAAGCAAAAAAAGCGTCCATCATTTTGGATATTAACGAAAAGCAAATAGTATTGAGAATCGATTGaaactactttttttattattttagtagcaGATAAACTCAAGCACACAGCGAGACTATTGATATGCTAAATTgatgattttgaaaatgtacaaTTCCAACCCCGTATTCCACCATAGTCATTTTTATTCCCCTCACTGTAAAACTGTGGAGCTATCAGTTTGACAGTTGATTTTGACGTCGATGCTTTCAAGTTTCAGAAAGGCTGCAATAGTGCATTAGTTTTCCAAATTTATGTTGCTGTGAAcgtatgtaaacatttttttgtttgctaGTTTAtcctttttatctgttatttatttattattctcccTTATTTACCGAAAAGaaagtagtaataatgataattctctctctctctctctctctctctctctctctctctctctctctctctctctcacatacattcacacacatacacgcacacacataggtGGCGTAGTATTAACTTATGCAAGTGCATCGAAAAATTACGTATAACATAAACTTTTTTTCTCCCCATTGTTAAAAAATCATCATCTGAATATTTATTATAGGATGACAAATATACGAGGTAAAAGTACATCTGAACTTAACAAGCATTGTTATCTTACAGGACTCTCCAGATACTAGAGCCTTAAAAACAAGCAGTTATTTTTACAGAAGTATTCCGTCTTACAAAACCGTAGGAACCTGAAccacacaaacatgtataaaaatcttggaaaaagGGTTTTCCTATAAAAGCTCAAGAAGTATCTTCTCATCAAGATAACTAGGTTAACTTTGATATTTGCTTAACACAATATAAAACCAATACGTTCTCCCTGTTAGTTACTTAATTGACAGAAGAATATAcatcaaaacaaatatacatacaaactccTCTAGTCTCTGTTCAGAAGGCAAGTCCTCGACGATAAATTTCAGAAGATTATCCAGCACTGGCGAACAAACGTCTGTCTTGTCGGAAATCCCTTGTACCTTGATGCCGTTCAGCTGATCGCCGATGTTCCTTACCGTGAGTTGTCGCCTCTCGTCGTTATGCATGATTTCGTAAACGTGGTCCTCAATGGTGGCGTTGAAATCAAACAAGAAATCAGACTTTCGAAGCATTTGGTCTAAATGTCTCATGAGTTTAGACTCTGTTTCTTCGAGAGACGCAATGATGTCGTCATTTCCGAGGGCCGCGTCGTAGTCAGTTTTCATGCGACTCTTATAGAAAGTCTCGAAGGTCCCTGTCAATGAGTTATTCATGAGTTCTTGTAAATTACTACCAGACTCGTCTGATCCCGCTTTGCTCTCGGCATTTGTCTTAGACTGGACCACTGATTGTAATACAGTCTTGAACACTTCGGTTTTAGATGCCATCTTCTCTTTCATGTTAGCTGAGTGAGTGCTTagaattttttgcatttcattaagTATTTTAGATGGGAGTTGATGAAGGTTATCCCAGACTGGTTGCAGGGGATCCTCTCTCATTATGGATCCATATACGAATGTGATGCAAATTAACAGGTG
Protein-coding regions in this window:
- the LOC136849672 gene encoding angiopoietin-2-like, translating into MTMAAKVAFKSIHLLICITFVYGSIMREDPLQPVWDNLHQLPSKILNEMQKILSTHSANMKEKMASKTEVFKTVLQSVVQSKTNAESKAGSDESGSNLQELMNNSLTGTFETFYKSRMKTDYDAALGNDDIIASLEETESKLMRHLDQMLRKSDFLFDFNATIEDHVYEIMHNDERRQLTVRNIGDQLNGIKVQGISDKTDVCSPVLDNLLKFIVEDLPSEQRLEEFEKGLDEKYHAAVEELPSVLHRDCSDILKLKQQSPSGVYTIYPTGDSERKVSVWCDMETKRNPESKPGWTVVLRRRNTSVGLLNFNRSWDEYAEGFGTPGGEGEWWLGLNWVHELTYHQPYELMFLLRDIDVEHFRVYYSRFIVERESRDFRLSVEGFETFEGTVSDAFGSFHHGQPFTTHDRDNDNCDCNCASNNQGGWWYNKCHRTVLTASFPESNDRSMKTIRWLTPGRWLVLDDVTMMMKPVEPVLQQ